A stretch of the Enoplosus armatus isolate fEnoArm2 chromosome 13, fEnoArm2.hap1, whole genome shotgun sequence genome encodes the following:
- the pou4f4 gene encoding brain-specific homeobox/POU domain protein 3-like — MMSMNSKQPFGMHPILHEPKYTPLHSSSEAIRRACLPTPSLQGNIFAGFDETLLQRAEALAAVDIVAQKSHPFKPDATYHTMTTMTSMTCTPTSSSAHLHHPSVLTSHHHHHPGHHQPAQGLEGDLLDHLTPGISLGGMPGSDVCSSASHTAHAAHMSAINHMQHHHHQQSMNMHPHGLGSHGSLGTGGLDSEPDPRELESFAERFKQRRIKLGVTQADVGSALANLKIPGVGCLSQSTICRFESLTLSHNNMVALKPILEAWLEEAERAQREKMAKPEIFNGGDKKRKRTSIAAPEKRSLEAYFAVQPRPSSEKIAAIAEKLDLKKNVVRVWFCNQRQKQKRMKFSATH; from the exons ATGATGTCGATGAACAGCAAGCAGCCTTTCGGCATGCACCCCATCCTGCACGAGCCCAAATACACTCCTCTGCACTCCAGCTCGGAGGCCATCCGCAGGGCCTGTCTGCCCACTCCGTCG CTTCAGGGCAACATCTTCGCGGGCTTCGACGAGACTTTGCTGCAGAGAGCCGAGGCTCTGGCCGCTGTGGACATTGTGGCCCAGAAGAGCCACCCGTTCAAACCAGACGCGACCTACCACACCATGACCACCATGACCAGCATGACCTgcaccccgacctcctcctcCGCGCACCTGCACCACCCGTCGGTGCTCACctcccaccatcaccaccacccgGGGCACCACCAGCCGGCGCAGGGCCTGGAGGGTGACCTGCTGGACCACCTCACACCGGGTATCTCCCTGGGAGGCATGCCCGGCTCGGACGTCTGCTCCTCGGCCTCGCACACCGCCCACGCCGCCCACATGTCGGCCATCAACCACATgcagcaccaccaccatcaACAGTCCATGAACATGCACCCGCACGGGCTGGGGTCGCACGGCTCCCTGGGGACCGGCGGCTTAGACTCGGAGCCCGATCCCCGGGAGCTGGAGTCGTTCGCCGAGAGGTTCAAACAAAGGCGGATCAAACTCGGGGTGACCCAGGCGGACGTGGGCTCGGCCCTGGCCAACCTTAAGATTCCCGGAGTCGGGTGTCTGAGCCAGAGTACCATCTGCAGGTTCGAGTCCCTCACGCTGTCGCACAACAACATGGTGGCCCTTAAGCCGATCCTGGAGGCCTGGTTGGAGGAGGCGGAGCGGGCGCAGAGGGAGAAGATGGCCAAGCCGGAGATCTTCAACGGGGGGGACAAAAAGAGGAAACGAACGTCTATCGCCGCCCCGGAGAAGCGCTCCCTGGAGGCTTATTTCGCCGTGCAGCCGAGGCCATCGTCGGAGAAGATCGCCGCAATCGCCGAGAAACTGGACCTGAAAAAGAACGTGGTCCGGGTTTGGTTTTGCAATCAGAGGCAAAAGCAGAAACGAATGAAGTTTTCTGCGACGCACTAA